A portion of the Clostridium gelidum genome contains these proteins:
- a CDS encoding S-ribosylhomocysteine lyase, whose translation MEKIQSFTINHLELLPGVYVSRKDTFGEVVLTTFDIRMTRPNYEPVMNTAEIHAFEHLAATFLRNSKDYGTKTVYFGPMGCRTGFYLILSGDYESKDIVDLITELYTFISSYEGDIPGASAKDCGNYLDMNLPMAKYIANKFLTEVLLHITDKNLVYPD comes from the coding sequence ATGGAAAAAATTCAAAGTTTTACAATTAATCATTTGGAATTACTTCCAGGTGTTTATGTTTCAAGAAAAGATACATTTGGAGAAGTAGTTCTTACAACTTTTGATATTAGAATGACTAGACCAAATTATGAGCCTGTTATGAATACTGCAGAAATTCACGCTTTTGAACATTTAGCTGCCACTTTTTTAAGAAATAGTAAAGACTATGGCACAAAGACTGTTTATTTTGGACCTATGGGATGCAGAACTGGTTTTTATTTAATTTTAAGTGGTGATTATGAATCTAAGGATATAGTTGATCTTATTACAGAACTATATACATTTATTTCAAGCTATGAAGGAGATATCCCTGGGGCATCTGCTAAAGATTGTGGAAATTACTTAGACATGAATCTCCCTATGGCTAAGTATATAGCAAATAAATTTCTTACTGAAGTTCTATTGCACATAACTGATAAAAACTTAGTTTATCCAGATTAA
- a CDS encoding beta-glucoside-specific PTS transporter subunit IIABC, translating into MAKKNYEQLAKEVVDKVGGIENINSLFHCVTRLRFKLKETSKADKESIKNIKGVLTVVEGNGQFQVVIGNEVSDVFDTVLNMYPEIKSEAETKVVEEKPSGNILTRAFNTMASIFTPIIIALAGSGMIKAVLVILTTYGLMDKAGSTYKILSAAGNSVFYFLPLFLAFSAAKTFKVNPFISVAIIGALMEPNFTGLMKANGDMASFVGIPVVLMGYSGTVIPSILTIWAYSYLEKFLKKFIPKSIEIFALSMVALLIMVPLAVIVIGPIGVTLGNGMGYVINTLSSNNGLLAGLIVGAGWTYLVMMGIHWGVVPIMINNLSNLGYDVIRPMIAAATFASAGVALGVFLRSRNKETRGLAASSLVPALLGGITEPIVYGLSVKYKKPLIAQTIAGGIAGAFIGAFHTKAIVYVFPALTTLPAFFGDTFTIYIIGIIMAFTISAALTYFFGFDEGETTSRPAKANKSDLELVSCIQGEMINIEQVQDQVFAGKAMGEGIAFIPENGVVTSPIDGIIEVAFPTGHAVGIKSSNNIEVLIHVGINTVELKGEHFKMLVNQGESVRKGQQLIQFDLEAIKEKGYDTTTMMIITNSNEFNGVNIDEYRHVNNEDRVMNLIMKEA; encoded by the coding sequence ATGGCGAAAAAAAATTATGAACAACTTGCAAAAGAAGTGGTTGATAAAGTTGGCGGGATAGAAAATATTAATAGTTTATTCCATTGTGTGACTAGATTAAGATTTAAGTTAAAGGAAACGTCAAAAGCAGATAAAGAATCAATTAAAAATATAAAAGGTGTATTAACTGTAGTCGAAGGAAATGGTCAATTTCAAGTTGTTATTGGAAATGAAGTTTCAGATGTATTTGATACAGTATTAAATATGTATCCAGAAATTAAAAGTGAAGCTGAAACAAAGGTTGTAGAAGAAAAGCCGTCTGGAAATATATTAACTCGTGCGTTTAATACAATGGCATCTATTTTTACTCCAATAATAATAGCGCTAGCTGGATCCGGTATGATTAAGGCAGTTCTTGTTATTTTAACAACATATGGACTTATGGATAAAGCAGGAAGTACTTATAAAATATTAAGTGCTGCTGGAAATAGTGTATTCTATTTCTTACCATTATTTTTAGCATTTAGTGCAGCAAAAACTTTTAAGGTTAATCCATTTATTTCAGTAGCAATAATTGGAGCATTAATGGAACCTAATTTTACAGGATTAATGAAAGCAAATGGAGATATGGCATCTTTTGTTGGTATTCCAGTTGTGCTAATGGGATATTCAGGAACTGTTATTCCTTCAATATTAACCATATGGGCATACTCATATTTAGAAAAATTCTTAAAGAAATTTATTCCTAAAAGTATTGAAATATTTGCACTATCAATGGTTGCGTTGCTTATTATGGTTCCCCTAGCTGTAATAGTAATTGGACCAATTGGCGTAACACTTGGAAATGGAATGGGATATGTAATCAATACCTTAAGTTCTAATAATGGATTGTTAGCAGGTCTTATTGTAGGTGCAGGGTGGACATATTTAGTTATGATGGGTATTCATTGGGGAGTTGTTCCAATAATGATAAATAACCTTTCAAATTTAGGATATGATGTCATTAGACCAATGATTGCAGCTGCTACATTTGCTAGTGCAGGTGTTGCTTTAGGTGTGTTTCTTCGTTCTAGAAATAAGGAAACAAGAGGACTTGCAGCATCATCCTTGGTTCCAGCATTATTAGGTGGGATTACAGAACCTATAGTGTATGGTTTATCTGTAAAATATAAGAAGCCTTTAATAGCTCAAACTATAGCAGGTGGAATTGCAGGAGCATTTATAGGAGCGTTCCACACAAAAGCAATTGTATATGTATTTCCAGCGTTAACAACATTACCAGCTTTCTTCGGAGACACTTTTACAATTTATATAATCGGTATAATTATGGCATTCACAATTTCAGCAGCATTAACATATTTTTTTGGTTTTGATGAGGGTGAAACTACTTCAAGACCTGCAAAAGCTAATAAGAGTGATTTAGAATTGGTTTCATGTATTCAAGGAGAAATGATTAATATAGAACAAGTTCAGGATCAAGTCTTCGCAGGTAAGGCAATGGGAGAAGGTATTGCGTTTATACCTGAAAATGGAGTGGTAACATCACCAATAGATGGAATTATTGAAGTGGCATTTCCAACAGGTCATGCAGTGGGAATTAAATCAAGTAATAACATAGAAGTATTAATACACGTTGGTATAAATACAGTTGAATTAAAAGGTGAACATTTCAAAATGCTTGTTAATCAAGGCGAAAGCGTAAGAAAGGGACAACAATTAATTCAATTTGATTTAGAAGCAATAAAGGAAAAAGGTTACGATACAACAACTATGATGATTATAACTAATAGTAATGAATTTAATGGCGTAAATATAGATGAATATCGTCATGTAAATAATGAGGATAGGGTTATGAACTTGATAATGAAGGAGGCATAA
- a CDS encoding response regulator, with amino-acid sequence MNKIRILIVDDEILLLESLELILSMNESFQIAGVAHDGKEALDILEEKEVDIALVDLNMAGMSGQELILKIKDKYPAMKILILTTFYDEENIVNAVRHGADGYLLKDAGTKVIVQGILNVMNGQSMIDSKVMKALADVMLKCSNVTTKKETNSNSELLKDLSSREIDVCQMLSEGYTNSQIAEFLYISEGTVKNYISVIYDKTGIRDRTVLALKLAKLFA; translated from the coding sequence GTGAATAAGATTAGGATATTAATAGTGGATGATGAAATTCTTCTTTTAGAAAGTCTGGAGTTAATTTTATCTATGAATGAATCTTTTCAAATAGCTGGAGTGGCACATGATGGAAAAGAAGCATTAGATATTTTAGAGGAAAAAGAGGTAGATATAGCATTAGTCGATTTAAATATGGCAGGAATGTCTGGGCAGGAACTGATTTTGAAAATAAAAGATAAATATCCTGCTATGAAAATACTTATATTGACTACTTTTTATGATGAAGAAAATATTGTAAATGCGGTGCGACATGGAGCGGATGGATATTTATTAAAAGATGCGGGAACAAAAGTTATTGTTCAAGGAATTCTTAATGTAATGAATGGTCAAAGTATGATTGATAGTAAGGTAATGAAGGCCTTGGCAGATGTGATGTTGAAATGTTCCAATGTAACAACTAAGAAAGAGACAAATTCGAATTCAGAATTATTAAAAGATTTATCAAGCAGAGAAATTGACGTTTGTCAGATGCTTTCTGAGGGCTATACCAATTCTCAAATAGCAGAATTTTTGTATATCTCAGAAGGAACGGTTAAAAACTATATCAGTGTTATTTATGATAAAACAGGAATCAGGGATAGAACAGTATTAGCTTTAAAACTTGCAAAATTATTTGCATAG
- a CDS encoding helix-turn-helix transcriptional regulator yields the protein MKSNADVISKVIDFIEEHLTDDLYLEKIADSAFYSKYHLHRMFVDIVGCTLHQYIQKRRLTEAAWQLVYTDKSIIDISLIAGYETQQSFTLAFKKLYDKSPKVYRKKKDYQSIQLKYENRKVEYSSYTKLNMRCGGKAA from the coding sequence ATGAAGTCAAATGCAGATGTAATTTCAAAGGTTATAGATTTTATAGAAGAACATCTCACAGATGATTTGTATTTAGAAAAAATAGCTGATAGTGCGTTTTATTCAAAGTATCATTTGCACCGAATGTTTGTTGATATTGTTGGTTGTACCTTACATCAGTATATCCAAAAAAGAAGACTTACTGAAGCTGCTTGGCAGCTTGTTTATACTGATAAATCAATTATTGATATATCATTAATTGCTGGTTATGAAACACAACAGTCTTTTACATTAGCATTTAAAAAATTATATGATAAATCACCTAAAGTATATAGAAAAAAGAAAGATTATCAATCTATTCAATTAAAATATGAAAACCGCAAAGTGGAGTATAGTTCTTATACTAAATTGAATATGAGATGCGGGGGGAAAGCAGCATGA
- a CDS encoding GNAT family N-acetyltransferase, with protein MLGKELNQSICLKEYITEKEYKEITELKEFCSSNDKVNLKLGLHYKLNMPKSSEIELENINEFLYYIDEVLVAYLGISCFGGNIGEISGMTHPNWRRKGIFKKLFELGRDECKNRNFNKILLLSDGKSSSGIEFIKIVNGNYDFSEYRMKRFNKVSSESMNSINLRKAVKLDKKEIGKQNTMFFNDIEEIENFQEEDVEESESIQKVDIDGIGSSAEGEERLNEGIYMVELKGETIGKINVEYSDNVAFIFGFGILPDFRGKGYGKAALKEALCIINEKNIYEIELDVECKNNTALNLYKSCGFEEQSVMNYYKYYI; from the coding sequence ATGTTAGGAAAGGAATTAAATCAATCTATTTGTTTGAAAGAATATATAACTGAAAAAGAGTATAAGGAGATAACTGAGCTTAAGGAGTTTTGTAGTTCAAATGATAAAGTAAATCTAAAGTTAGGATTGCACTATAAGTTAAATATGCCTAAAAGTTCTGAGATAGAATTAGAAAATATAAATGAATTTCTTTATTATATAGATGAAGTTTTGGTAGCATACCTTGGTATTTCATGCTTTGGAGGGAATATAGGTGAAATTAGTGGTATGACTCATCCAAATTGGAGAAGAAAAGGTATATTTAAGAAGCTTTTTGAACTTGGTAGAGACGAGTGCAAGAATAGAAATTTTAATAAAATATTACTATTATCAGATGGTAAATCAAGCTCGGGAATTGAATTTATAAAGATTGTTAATGGAAATTATGACTTTTCAGAATATAGAATGAAACGATTTAACAAAGTTTCTTCAGAAAGCATGAATTCTATTAATTTAAGAAAAGCTGTGAAGCTTGATAAAAAGGAGATTGGAAAGCAAAATACAATGTTTTTTAATGATATAGAAGAAATTGAAAATTTTCAAGAGGAAGATGTAGAAGAAAGTGAAAGTATTCAAAAGGTAGATATAGATGGGATTGGAAGTTCTGCAGAGGGAGAGGAAAGATTAAATGAAGGCATATATATGGTTGAACTTAAGGGAGAGACTATAGGGAAAATTAATGTGGAATACAGTGACAATGTAGCTTTTATATTTGGGTTTGGAATATTACCAGATTTTAGAGGTAAAGGCTATGGAAAAGCAGCTTTAAAGGAAGCTTTGTGCATCATAAATGAAAAAAACATTTATGAAATAGAATTGGATGTAGAATGCAAAAATAATACTGCGCTTAATTTATATAAATCTTGCGGATTTGAAGAACAGTCTGTAATGAATTATTATAAGTACTACATCTAA
- the clpP gene encoding ATP-dependent Clp endopeptidase proteolytic subunit ClpP: MSLVPYVIEQTSRGERSYDIYSKLLKDRIIFFGEEVNDTTASLIVAQLLFLESEDPDKDIYLYINSPGGSVTAGFAIYDTMNYIKCDVSTICMGLAASFGSFLLAGGAKGKRFALSNAEIMIHQPSGGVKGQASDIKIAAEHILNNKRRLNKILADNTGKTIEEIEIDTNRDNFMTADEAKEYGLIDEVMNNRG, from the coding sequence ATGAGTTTAGTCCCATATGTAATTGAACAAACAAGTAGAGGCGAAAGAAGCTATGATATTTATTCCAAACTTTTAAAAGATAGAATTATCTTTTTTGGGGAAGAAGTAAATGACACAACTGCAAGTCTTATTGTAGCACAACTTCTGTTTTTGGAATCGGAAGATCCAGATAAGGATATCTATTTATACATCAATAGTCCTGGAGGTTCTGTAACTGCAGGGTTCGCTATATATGATACTATGAATTATATTAAATGTGATGTATCAACTATTTGTATGGGTCTTGCAGCAAGTTTTGGATCTTTCTTACTTGCAGGAGGTGCAAAAGGCAAAAGGTTTGCACTTTCTAATGCTGAAATTATGATTCATCAACCATCTGGTGGAGTAAAGGGGCAAGCTAGTGATATTAAAATTGCAGCTGAACACATTTTGAATAACAAAAGAAGGCTAAACAAGATTCTTGCAGATAATACAGGAAAAACAATTGAAGAAATCGAAATAGATACCAATAGGGATAATTTTATGACTGCAGATGAGGCGAAGGAATATGGATTAATTGATGAAGTAATGAATAATAGGGGATAG
- a CDS encoding histidine kinase, whose translation MSQFDELLWKNEIETNKTVSKSMRIVLYFYFIAGFLNLIHVFDTVQNVMIIMNVLLIIPLLLPTILVDILHMKKFGVKYIILTCAVIATGICYAILTFQTILMFIIPTILASLYFRKKQLIVVIVESVCNILIAHLSTCYFLMQPWVEPFTGMKNIMLYGAFPRVLQYLCCASLFYILCDRTSRLMLQYHKSIRDKEVLKLQKSINLHKIKYDEREQISRDIHNSVGHTIMAAILSLDAAEVVYNIDSDKAMEKIKFANIRMRESLESIRKAVHGINSDMDEHTIEDMISLINANVDKLKKDFNIKIRTKIVYSEQQLKKFIFSIKKIDFWIGALQELVTNSIKHGNATAIIVMINIDGSDIRMVVQDNGTGIENMENLNGLLASGFGIRKIRDYLISIGGTLNIENQEGMVVTLKMPIKAGDKSE comes from the coding sequence ATGAGTCAGTTTGATGAATTATTATGGAAAAATGAAATAGAAACAAATAAAACAGTATCAAAATCAATGCGCATTGTTTTGTATTTTTATTTTATAGCGGGATTTTTGAATTTAATTCATGTATTTGATACTGTACAGAATGTGATGATAATTATGAATGTTTTGCTTATAATTCCTCTTTTACTGCCAACGATTTTGGTGGATATATTGCATATGAAAAAATTCGGGGTAAAGTATATAATACTTACTTGTGCTGTAATTGCTACAGGAATATGTTATGCAATATTAACATTTCAAACAATTTTAATGTTTATTATTCCAACAATACTAGCTTCTTTGTATTTCAGAAAAAAACAGCTTATAGTTGTAATTGTTGAATCCGTTTGTAATATACTAATAGCACATTTATCTACTTGTTATTTTTTGATGCAACCATGGGTTGAACCATTTACTGGAATGAAGAATATAATGTTATATGGTGCTTTTCCAAGGGTGCTTCAATATTTGTGTTGTGCAAGTTTATTTTATATATTATGTGATCGGACATCTAGACTTATGCTGCAATATCATAAATCTATACGGGATAAAGAGGTTTTAAAGCTTCAAAAATCCATTAATTTGCATAAGATAAAGTATGATGAACGTGAGCAGATAAGCAGAGATATACACAATAGTGTTGGACATACAATAATGGCAGCTATTTTGAGTTTGGATGCGGCTGAAGTTGTTTATAATATAGATTCGGATAAAGCAATGGAGAAAATAAAATTTGCGAATATACGGATGCGTGAAAGTTTGGAATCCATTCGAAAGGCAGTACATGGAATCAATAGTGATATGGATGAGCATACAATAGAAGATATGATAAGTTTGATAAATGCGAATGTTGATAAATTAAAAAAAGATTTTAATATTAAAATAAGAACAAAAATTGTTTATAGTGAACAGCAATTGAAGAAGTTTATTTTTAGTATTAAGAAGATTGATTTTTGGATAGGAGCATTGCAGGAATTGGTGACAAATAGTATAAAACATGGAAATGCAACGGCTATTATTGTCATGATAAATATAGATGGAAGCGATATACGTATGGTAGTTCAGGATAATGGAACAGGAATAGAAAATATGGAAAATCTTAATGGGTTATTAGCCTCTGGATTTGGAATAAGAAAAATTAGGGATTATTTGATTTCCATAGGTGGAACATTAAATATAGAAAATCAAGAAGGAATGGTTGTAACATTAAAAATGCCAATAAAAGCAGGTGATAAAAGTGAATAA
- a CDS encoding M20/M25/M40 family metallo-hydrolase, which yields MFDLAHSSAEKISKRQERLDFMKCIFKSALILITIVLSLFFSISSFTLPKVQPANVQKEEFSAQRAMEYVEKIAVKPHEIGSLEHDKVRDYLLTELTNLGLKPEVQKDFSVNNIMGETLKGNIENICARLNGNGDSKEAILMVAHYDSTSGGPGAADDAAGVATLLETIRALKESAPLKNDVIFLISDGEEMGLLGAKSFVDKNPLLKDSTMVMNFEARGNSGPVIMFETGNNNEWFMKEFKKSISNPVAYSFLYEIYKYMPNNTDFTLFKKAGKDGFNFATLEGYETYHNFDDTGYNLNQRTLQHEGNYALSLVKHFGDLSLNNKDKGTSVYFTIAKSVLVEYSSNISIPLGIFSAVLFIVVFIYGLKKKILSFKGTLQGFILEVGTIGVSSVIGIIIYKIFVYFCLNNKKNLNFDDSKLLVTHGAIWVIAIIILITFIMYCFYMLINKKVSYENMIFGSLLLWSILTVVSSFLFKSASYMFLWPTICILAGFMLQFVFKSERNEAYGYLFLMIFTIVSCILVYIPIMYILFECMGIQVAGIIAGVATIPLSSMILSSKLFFEGRHEVDILRLNWKRL from the coding sequence GTGTTTGATTTAGCACATTCATCAGCAGAGAAAATATCTAAGAGACAGGAAAGGTTAGATTTTATGAAATGTATTTTTAAATCAGCACTAATATTAATAACAATAGTTTTATCCTTGTTTTTTAGCATAAGTAGTTTTACACTTCCAAAAGTTCAACCAGCAAATGTGCAAAAAGAAGAATTTTCTGCACAAAGGGCAATGGAATATGTTGAAAAAATAGCAGTTAAACCTCATGAAATAGGTTCTTTAGAGCATGATAAAGTAAGAGATTACTTATTGACTGAACTTACAAACTTAGGATTAAAACCGGAAGTCCAAAAGGATTTTTCAGTAAATAATATAATGGGGGAAACTTTAAAGGGTAATATAGAAAATATATGTGCACGATTAAATGGGAATGGAGATAGTAAAGAAGCAATACTAATGGTAGCTCATTATGATTCTACGAGTGGAGGACCTGGTGCAGCAGATGATGCTGCAGGAGTAGCAACACTTTTAGAGACAATTAGGGCGCTAAAGGAAAGTGCTCCACTTAAAAATGATGTTATTTTCTTAATTTCAGATGGTGAGGAAATGGGTCTTTTAGGAGCAAAATCATTTGTAGATAAAAATCCATTGTTAAAGGATTCAACAATGGTAATGAATTTTGAGGCAAGGGGCAATTCTGGTCCTGTTATTATGTTTGAAACAGGAAATAATAATGAGTGGTTTATGAAAGAATTTAAAAAGTCAATTTCAAATCCTGTAGCGTATTCATTTTTATATGAAATTTATAAGTACATGCCTAACAATACAGATTTTACTTTGTTTAAAAAAGCGGGAAAAGATGGATTCAATTTTGCTACATTAGAGGGGTATGAAACCTATCATAATTTTGATGATACAGGTTATAATTTAAATCAAAGAACTTTGCAACATGAAGGCAATTATGCACTAAGTTTGGTAAAACACTTTGGAGATTTATCTTTAAATAATAAAGATAAAGGCACTTCAGTATATTTTACTATTGCAAAATCAGTGCTTGTAGAGTATTCATCAAACATTTCGATTCCATTAGGTATTTTCTCAGCGGTTTTATTTATAGTAGTTTTTATATATGGATTAAAAAAGAAAATATTATCATTTAAAGGTACATTACAAGGATTTATACTAGAAGTTGGTACTATAGGGGTATCATCAGTAATAGGAATAATTATATATAAGATATTTGTATATTTTTGCTTAAATAATAAAAAGAACCTTAATTTTGATGATAGCAAATTGTTGGTAACTCATGGAGCTATATGGGTTATTGCTATAATTATATTAATAACTTTTATCATGTATTGTTTTTATATGCTTATTAATAAAAAAGTGTCTTATGAAAATATGATTTTTGGATCTTTGTTGTTATGGAGTATTCTTACTGTAGTTTCAAGTTTTTTATTTAAATCAGCGAGCTATATGTTTCTTTGGCCTACTATTTGTATATTGGCAGGTTTTATGCTTCAGTTTGTATTTAAATCAGAAAGAAATGAAGCTTATGGATATTTATTTTTAATGATATTTACAATAGTATCTTGCATTTTAGTGTATATTCCAATTATGTATATACTATTTGAATGTATGGGGATACAGGTAGCCGGTATAATTGCAGGAGTAGCAACTATACCACTAAGTAGTATGATATTAAGTAGTAAATTATTTTTTGAGGGAAGGCATGAAGTTGATATATTAAGATTAAATTGGAAGAGGCTATAA
- a CDS encoding glycoside hydrolase family 1 protein has product MGFQKEFLWGGAIAANQAEGAYNEDGKGLSVADVLPVGKDRFKNISLNIEDDKYYPSHEAIDFYHTYKEDLKELSELGMKCFRTSIAWSRIFPNGDETEPNEKGLKFYDNLFDELLKYNMEPVITISHFETPLNLIKKYGGWKNRKLIDFYTNYCNVIFNRYKDKVKYWMTFNEINHAHTLPLIAAAIEVKEDENKLQNIYQASHNMLVASAKAVIMGHDINKEFKLGCMLSLSPIYPATCKPEDVFESYELRRRSLFYSDIQLLGEYPSYFNRIEKENNISIEMEPGDKDILKRGTCDYLGFSYYRSSLHEAGMKILGNTGGLLGKKNPYLKESKWGWPIDPLGLRYVCNELTDRYHKPLFIVENGLGTSDEIADDGKIHDDERMEYLKEHVIMMKEAIEDGADILGYTWWGPIDIVSAGTGEMKKRYGFVYVDRNNDGSGTFKRMRKESYNYYRQIIESNGKNLGR; this is encoded by the coding sequence ATGGGATTTCAAAAAGAATTTTTATGGGGGGGAGCAATTGCAGCTAACCAAGCAGAAGGCGCTTATAATGAAGATGGTAAGGGATTAAGTGTTGCAGATGTACTGCCAGTGGGAAAGGATCGTTTCAAGAATATATCTTTGAACATAGAAGATGATAAATATTATCCAAGTCATGAGGCAATAGATTTTTATCACACTTATAAAGAGGATTTGAAGGAATTATCAGAATTAGGCATGAAGTGTTTCAGGACATCTATAGCATGGAGCCGAATTTTTCCAAATGGAGATGAAACAGAGCCAAATGAAAAGGGATTAAAATTTTACGATAATTTATTTGATGAATTATTAAAGTATAATATGGAGCCTGTTATTACAATTTCACATTTTGAAACACCACTTAATTTAATTAAAAAATATGGCGGATGGAAAAATAGAAAGTTAATTGATTTTTATACAAACTACTGTAATGTTATATTTAATAGATATAAAGATAAAGTGAAGTATTGGATGACATTTAATGAAATAAATCATGCACATACATTACCACTTATTGCAGCTGCAATTGAAGTAAAGGAAGATGAGAACAAACTTCAAAATATTTATCAGGCAAGTCATAATATGTTAGTAGCAAGTGCAAAAGCTGTTATAATGGGACATGATATTAACAAAGAATTTAAGCTTGGATGTATGCTTTCTTTATCGCCAATTTATCCAGCTACTTGCAAGCCTGAAGATGTTTTTGAATCATATGAGTTACGTCGTCGTTCACTTTTTTATAGTGATATTCAGCTTCTTGGAGAATATCCATCATACTTTAATCGTATAGAAAAGGAAAATAATATTTCTATAGAAATGGAACCAGGAGATAAAGATATTTTAAAAAGAGGTACTTGTGATTATTTAGGATTTAGTTATTATCGTTCATCTTTACATGAAGCAGGAATGAAGATTCTTGGAAATACTGGAGGATTGTTAGGTAAGAAAAATCCATATTTGAAAGAAAGTAAGTGGGGATGGCCAATAGATCCATTAGGTTTACGTTATGTATGTAATGAACTGACAGATCGTTATCACAAGCCACTATTTATTGTAGAAAATGGCTTAGGTACTAGTGATGAAATCGCTGATGATGGAAAGATTCATGATGATGAGAGAATGGAGTATTTAAAAGAACATGTAATCATGATGAAAGAAGCAATAGAGGATGGAGCAGACATATTAGGCTATACTTGGTGGGGACCTATAGATATTGTTTCGGCAGGTACTGGAGAAATGAAAAAGCGATATGGTTTTGTGTATGTAGATAGAAATAATGATGGTAGTGGGACATTTAAGCGTATGAGAAAAGAAAGTTATAATTATTATAGACAAATTATAGAAAGTAATGGCAAAAATTTAGGCAGATAA
- a CDS encoding MurR/RpiR family transcriptional regulator: MGTLLNRLLIILNNGKEDSTYYHIANILLCNFASIKDMTISEVADLCFVSKSTISKFTRHIGFDDFLELKLASSYKSNKHSNYLNYSDNILSYMENHTKEEYIDVIIDDLELAKSSIDVNKIDELVENLIKYDKVAAFGLLYSESAAMDLQVKLAYNEKYIITHINDVEQNEFIKNADKDTLVIIFTNSGDYIRKYQLMAGNVDKNIFKQTKAKIVVITANKEMEKHPYVDLCITFQHASSVQTHSILFQIITDFIAIRYRKRKK; the protein is encoded by the coding sequence ATGGGTACATTATTAAATAGGTTATTAATAATTTTGAATAATGGAAAGGAAGATTCAACATATTATCATATAGCAAATATTTTATTATGTAATTTTGCTTCTATAAAAGATATGACAATATCAGAAGTTGCAGATTTGTGCTTTGTTTCAAAATCAACAATTTCTAAATTTACAAGACATATAGGATTTGATGATTTTTTAGAATTAAAGTTGGCATCTTCTTATAAAAGTAATAAACATTCAAATTATTTAAATTATAGTGATAATATTTTAAGTTATATGGAAAATCACACTAAAGAGGAATACATAGATGTGATCATAGATGATTTAGAACTAGCTAAGTCTAGTATTGATGTGAATAAGATAGATGAATTAGTTGAAAACTTAATTAAATATGATAAGGTGGCAGCTTTTGGACTTTTATATTCAGAATCAGCAGCAATGGATTTGCAAGTAAAACTTGCGTATAATGAAAAATACATTATTACACATATAAATGATGTAGAACAAAATGAGTTTATTAAGAATGCAGATAAAGACACATTAGTAATTATATTTACTAACTCAGGAGATTATATAAGAAAATACCAATTGATGGCGGGGAATGTTGATAAAAATATTTTTAAACAAACTAAAGCTAAAATTGTTGTAATTACAGCTAATAAGGAAATGGAAAAGCATCCTTATGTAGATTTATGTATTACTTTTCAGCATGCATCTAGTGTGCAAACTCATTCAATATTGTTTCAAATAATTACTGATTTTATTGCAATTAGGTATAGAAAGAGAAAGAAGTGA